Proteins encoded within one genomic window of Pigmentiphaga sp. H8:
- a CDS encoding bifunctional riboflavin kinase/FAD synthetase: MRIFRGLPPPSLRRPCALAIGNFDGVHRGHQAILARVREAAHARGLVPTVMTFEPHPREFFAELHKRPELAPTRIAGLRDELCALARYGMQHVVVERFNARLASMPAQSFIDQLLIEGLHVKWLLVGDDFRFGAHRTGDIAMLRASAAQHGFEVESMESVTDQGQRISSSAVRTALAVGDLDRAAELLGHPYSVSGHVIHGQKLGRTLGFPTLNLRVSRRCPALSGIFVVQVHGLAPEPLPGVASLGVRPTVDDSGRVLLEVHVFDFSGNAYGKLVQVEFLKKLRDEEKFVDLPTLKAAIEDDALQARKYFGLLPTR, encoded by the coding sequence CTGCGTATCTTCCGGGGCCTGCCGCCGCCTTCGCTGCGTCGTCCGTGCGCGCTGGCGATCGGCAATTTCGACGGCGTGCACCGCGGCCACCAGGCCATCCTGGCCCGGGTGCGCGAAGCGGCCCATGCCCGGGGACTCGTGCCGACGGTCATGACCTTCGAGCCCCACCCCCGCGAATTCTTCGCCGAACTGCACAAGCGCCCCGAACTGGCCCCTACCCGCATCGCCGGATTGCGCGACGAGCTGTGCGCGCTGGCCCGCTACGGCATGCAGCACGTGGTGGTGGAACGCTTCAACGCGCGCCTGGCCTCGATGCCGGCCCAGTCCTTCATCGACCAGTTGCTGATCGAGGGCTTGCACGTGAAATGGCTGCTGGTGGGAGACGACTTCCGCTTCGGCGCCCACCGCACCGGCGACATCGCCATGCTGCGCGCCAGCGCCGCCCAGCATGGCTTCGAGGTCGAATCCATGGAGTCCGTCACCGACCAGGGCCAGCGCATCTCCAGTTCCGCCGTCCGTACGGCGCTGGCGGTCGGCGACCTGGACCGCGCCGCCGAACTGCTGGGCCATCCCTACAGCGTCAGCGGCCACGTCATCCATGGCCAGAAGCTGGGCCGCACGCTGGGTTTTCCCACTCTGAACCTGCGCGTCTCGCGCCGCTGCCCGGCCCTGTCCGGCATCTTCGTGGTGCAGGTGCACGGGCTGGCCCCCGAACCGTTGCCCGGCGTGGCCAGCCTGGGGGTGCGCCCCACGGTCGACGACAGCGGCCGGGTCCTGCTGGAAGTCCATGTCTTCGATTTCAGCGGCAACGCATACGGTAAACTCGTGCAGGTGGAATTCCTGAAAAAGCTGCGCGACGAAGAGAAGTTCGTCGACCTGCCGACCCTGAAGGCGGCCATTGAAGACGATGCTCTCCAGGCGCGCAAATATTTTGGTCTCCTCCCTACGCGCTGA